The Collimonas sp. PA-H2 genome contains a region encoding:
- a CDS encoding efflux RND transporter permease subunit: MNISRPFIQRPIATTLLTIGVALAGMVAFRLLPVSQLPQVDLPTISVSAGLPGASPETMAATVATPLERALGSIAGVTEMTSSSTLSSTRITMQFDLSRDIDGAARDVQAALNAARNLLPTGLPSNPSYRKVNPADAPIIILSLTSDSMTQGQMYDAADTILAQKLSQVKGVGQVSVGGSSQPAVRVELNPTALNKYGIGSADVRTAIAATNANRPKGVLEDGDKNWQIYANDQAKTAAEYMPLIVAYRNGAAVRVSDVAQVTDSVANVRNAGSANGKPSVLVILNRQPGANIIETVDEVRALLPQLRASIPAAINLDVVMDRTPTIRASLRETERTLLMSIALVIMVVFLFLRSGRATLIPAVAVPISLIGTFGVMYLLGYSLDNLSLMALTIATGFVVDDAIVVLENVSRHIEQGKKPFAAAMLGAKEVGFTVLSMSISLIAVFIPILLMGGIVGRLFREFAVTLSVAILVSLVVSLTTTPMMCARLLKHEPERKQGRFFTATERAFDAMLRGYERSLAWALRFSPLMIIILVATIFLNVYLYTAIPKGLFPQQDTGLVIGGIQGDQSISFQSMKVKLDQFVSIVRSDPDVQSVIAFTGGGQSNRGNMFITLKPLTVRKLTADQVIARLRGKLSHVPGANLFMQSVQDIRTGGRSSDAQYQYTLQSDDLNELRTWEPKIRDALSALPQLADVNTDQQDKGLQTTLTIDRETAIRSGVTPQLIDATLNDLFGQRQVSTIYSGMNQYHVVMEAGPQYLQSPQILHNTYVSIPASTANLSPTTSALGTPPALTAGGQLASNSSLALTLSTAAEQQMPLAAFSSFQPTNTSLAVNHQSQFIASTISFNLPAGESLSNATLAINDAMARIGVPTSVHGSFQGTANVFQSSLNSQPMLILTALLAVYIVLGVLYESYVHPITILSTLPSAGVGALLALLATGTDFSLIALIGVILLIGIVKKNAIMMIDFALHVEREQGLSPRDSIFEACRLRFRPIMMTTMAAMLGAVPLALGAGDGAELRRPLGIAIVGGLIMSQLLTLYTTPVVYLYMDRFRLWSKDKWERRGGRAAPDAAEAV, translated from the coding sequence ATGAATATATCGCGTCCCTTTATCCAGCGGCCGATCGCCACCACGCTGCTGACCATCGGCGTGGCGCTGGCCGGCATGGTGGCGTTCCGGCTGTTGCCGGTATCGCAGCTGCCGCAGGTGGATCTGCCGACCATCTCGGTCTCGGCCGGCCTCCCCGGCGCCAGCCCGGAAACCATGGCGGCCACCGTGGCGACACCGCTGGAACGTGCGCTCGGCTCGATTGCCGGCGTCACCGAAATGACTTCCTCCAGCACGCTGAGTTCGACCCGCATCACCATGCAGTTCGATCTCAGCCGCGACATCGACGGCGCCGCGCGCGACGTCCAGGCCGCGCTCAACGCTGCCCGCAACCTGCTACCAACCGGCCTGCCCAGCAATCCGAGCTATCGCAAGGTGAACCCGGCCGATGCGCCGATCATCATCCTGTCGCTGACCTCGGACAGCATGACGCAAGGCCAGATGTACGACGCCGCCGACACCATCCTGGCGCAAAAACTGTCGCAGGTGAAAGGCGTCGGCCAGGTCAGCGTCGGCGGCAGTTCGCAGCCGGCGGTGCGGGTCGAGCTGAATCCGACCGCGCTCAACAAGTACGGCATCGGCAGCGCCGATGTGCGCACCGCGATTGCCGCCACCAATGCCAACCGTCCCAAGGGCGTGCTGGAAGACGGCGACAAGAACTGGCAGATCTACGCCAACGACCAGGCCAAGACCGCCGCCGAATACATGCCGCTGATCGTCGCCTATCGCAACGGCGCGGCAGTGCGGGTCAGCGATGTCGCCCAGGTAACCGATTCGGTGGCCAATGTGCGCAATGCCGGTTCGGCCAATGGCAAACCTTCCGTGCTGGTGATCCTGAACCGCCAGCCGGGCGCCAACATCATCGAAACCGTCGATGAAGTGCGGGCCTTGCTGCCGCAGCTGCGCGCCTCGATCCCGGCCGCCATCAACCTAGATGTCGTGATGGACCGCACGCCGACCATCCGCGCTTCCCTGCGCGAGACCGAACGCACCCTGCTGATGTCGATCGCGCTGGTGATCATGGTGGTGTTCCTGTTCCTGCGCAGCGGCCGCGCCACCTTGATTCCAGCGGTAGCGGTGCCGATATCGCTGATCGGTACTTTCGGCGTCATGTACCTGCTCGGCTACAGTCTCGACAACCTGTCGCTGATGGCGCTGACGATTGCCACCGGTTTCGTCGTGGATGACGCCATCGTGGTGCTGGAAAACGTCTCGCGCCATATAGAACAGGGTAAGAAACCATTTGCGGCCGCCATGCTGGGGGCCAAGGAAGTCGGCTTCACGGTGCTGTCGATGAGCATCTCCCTGATCGCGGTATTCATCCCTATTCTGTTGATGGGCGGTATCGTCGGCCGCCTGTTCCGCGAGTTTGCGGTCACCCTGTCAGTGGCGATCCTGGTGTCGCTGGTCGTTTCGTTGACCACTACCCCGATGATGTGCGCGCGCCTGCTGAAACACGAACCGGAGCGCAAGCAGGGCCGTTTCTTCACCGCCACCGAGCGTGCCTTCGATGCCATGTTGCGCGGCTACGAGCGTTCGCTGGCCTGGGCGCTGCGCTTCTCGCCGCTGATGATCATCATCCTTGTGGCCACCATCTTCCTCAACGTCTATCTGTATACGGCGATTCCCAAAGGCCTGTTCCCTCAACAGGATACCGGCCTGGTGATCGGCGGCATCCAGGGCGATCAGTCGATTTCGTTCCAGTCGATGAAGGTCAAGCTTGATCAATTTGTCAGCATTGTGCGCAGCGACCCGGATGTGCAAAGCGTGATCGCCTTTACCGGCGGCGGCCAGAGCAATCGCGGCAACATGTTCATCACGCTCAAGCCGCTGACCGTACGCAAGCTCACCGCCGACCAGGTGATCGCGCGCCTGCGCGGCAAGCTCAGCCATGTGCCGGGCGCCAACCTGTTCATGCAATCGGTACAGGATATCCGCACCGGCGGCCGTTCCAGCGATGCCCAGTACCAGTACACCCTGCAGTCGGACGACCTCAACGAGCTGCGCACCTGGGAACCGAAAATCCGCGACGCCTTGAGCGCGCTGCCGCAGCTGGCCGACGTCAATACCGACCAGCAGGACAAGGGCTTGCAAACCACCCTGACCATAGACCGCGAAACGGCTATACGCAGCGGCGTCACCCCGCAGCTGATCGACGCCACCCTGAACGATCTGTTCGGCCAGCGCCAGGTGTCGACCATCTACAGCGGCATGAACCAGTATCACGTGGTGATGGAAGCCGGGCCGCAGTACTTGCAAAGCCCGCAGATCCTGCACAATACTTATGTCAGCATTCCTGCCAGCACCGCCAATCTGTCGCCCACCACCTCGGCGCTGGGCACGCCGCCAGCCTTGACCGCGGGCGGCCAGCTAGCGTCCAATTCGTCGCTGGCGCTAACCTTGTCGACCGCGGCCGAACAGCAGATGCCGCTGGCGGCATTCTCCAGCTTCCAGCCGACCAACACCTCGCTGGCAGTGAATCACCAGAGCCAGTTCATCGCCTCCACTATCTCCTTCAACCTGCCGGCCGGCGAATCGCTGTCGAACGCCACGCTGGCGATCAACGACGCCATGGCCAGGATCGGCGTGCCGACCTCGGTGCACGGCAGCTTCCAGGGCACCGCCAATGTATTCCAGTCATCCCTGAACAGCCAGCCGATGCTGATTCTGACGGCGCTGCTAGCGGTCTACATCGTGCTCGGCGTCCTGTATGAAAGCTATGTGCACCCGATCACCATCCTCTCGACCCTGCCTTCGGCCGGCGTCGGCGCCCTGCTGGCATTGCTGGCGACCGGCACCGATTTCAGCCTGATCGCCCTGATCGGCGTGATCCTGCTGATCGGCATCGTCAAGAAAAATGCGATCATGATGATCGACTTCGCCCTGCATGTAGAACGCGAACAGGGGCTGTCGCCGCGCGATTCGATCTTCGAAGCCTGCCGCCTGCGTTTCCGGCCGATCATGATGACCACCATGGCCGCCATGCTGGGTGCGGTACCGCTGGCGCTGGGCGCCGGCGACGGCGCCGAACTGCGGCGGCCGCTGGGGATTGCGATTGTCGGCGGCCTGATCATGAGCCAGCTGCTGACCCTGTACACGACGCCGGTGGTGTATCTGTACATGGACAGGTTCCGTCTGTGGAGCAAGGATAAATGGGAACGGCGCGGCGGCAGAGCGGCGCCGGATGCAGCTGAAGCGGTGTAA
- a CDS encoding efflux transporter outer membrane subunit yields the protein MHKTLLAAAAAALLLSACAVGPDYVRPAAEAPTAFKENKDWKTATPKDQELRGNWWEIYQDPQLNGLIEQVNISNQNLVQAEAQFRQAAALVQSARAAYLPTVSASVSATRSGGGRTGSSSTNTSGGSVSNSFSLGPSVSWEPDLWGRISRTVEANQATAQASAADLQATRLSAQATLAQNYLQLRVLDAQQTLLDDTVAAYQRSYQLTQNQYAVGVVAKSDVIQAQTQLKGAQAQALDNGVLRAQLEHAIAMLTGQPASAFSIAPAAMVAVLPTIPVGVPSTLLERRPDISAAERRAAAANAQIGVAKAAYFPNLTLSASGGFQSNSFANWLTVPNRIWSLGPALAATLFDGGARRAQSDQAIAGFDASVAAYKQTVLTGFQEVEDNLAALRILEQEAAVQDETVKSARLAVELILNQYKSGLVNYTSVATVQATALSAERSALDIQNRRLSASVLLIKALGGGWDQAELPANKVLNDRDATIAGASGKPAAK from the coding sequence ATGCATAAAACCCTGCTGGCGGCGGCTGCCGCGGCGCTGTTGCTGAGCGCCTGCGCGGTCGGCCCTGACTATGTACGGCCGGCCGCCGAGGCGCCGACCGCCTTCAAGGAAAACAAGGACTGGAAAACCGCCACGCCGAAAGATCAGGAGCTGCGCGGCAACTGGTGGGAAATCTATCAGGATCCGCAACTGAACGGCTTGATCGAACAGGTCAATATCTCCAATCAGAACCTGGTGCAGGCCGAAGCGCAGTTCCGCCAGGCCGCGGCGCTGGTGCAATCGGCTCGGGCAGCTTACCTGCCGACGGTATCGGCCAGCGTTTCCGCCACCCGCTCGGGTGGCGGACGCACCGGCAGCAGCAGCACCAACACCAGTGGCGGCTCAGTGTCGAACAGCTTCTCGCTCGGTCCAAGCGTGAGCTGGGAACCGGACCTGTGGGGCCGCATCAGCCGCACAGTGGAAGCCAATCAGGCCACGGCCCAGGCCAGCGCCGCGGACCTGCAGGCCACCAGGCTGAGCGCGCAAGCCACGCTGGCGCAAAACTACCTGCAACTGCGGGTGCTCGACGCGCAGCAAACCTTGCTCGACGATACCGTTGCCGCCTACCAGAGATCGTACCAGCTGACGCAGAACCAGTATGCGGTTGGAGTGGTGGCCAAGTCCGACGTCATCCAGGCCCAGACCCAGCTCAAGGGCGCCCAGGCGCAGGCGCTCGACAATGGCGTGCTGCGCGCCCAGCTGGAGCATGCCATTGCCATGCTGACCGGACAGCCGGCCTCGGCTTTCTCGATTGCGCCGGCCGCCATGGTGGCGGTGCTGCCGACGATTCCGGTCGGTGTCCCTTCCACCTTGCTGGAACGGCGTCCCGACATCAGCGCCGCCGAACGCCGCGCGGCGGCAGCCAATGCCCAGATCGGCGTCGCCAAGGCCGCCTATTTTCCGAACCTGACCCTGTCCGCTTCGGGCGGCTTCCAGAGCAACAGCTTTGCCAACTGGCTGACCGTGCCGAACCGCATCTGGTCGCTCGGCCCGGCGCTGGCGGCAACCCTGTTTGACGGCGGTGCGCGGCGCGCCCAGAGCGACCAGGCGATCGCCGGCTTCGACGCCAGCGTCGCCGCCTACAAGCAAACCGTGCTGACCGGCTTCCAGGAGGTTGAAGACAACCTAGCCGCCTTGCGTATCCTGGAACAGGAAGCGGCGGTGCAGGATGAAACGGTCAAGTCGGCACGGCTGGCGGTGGAACTGATCCTCAATCAATACAAGTCAGGCCTGGTGAATTACACTAGCGTGGCGACGGTCCAGGCAACTGCGCTCAGCGCAGAGCGCTCGGCGCTGGATATCCAGAACCGGCGCCTGTCTGCCAGCGTGTTGCTGATCAAGGCGCTGGGCGGCGGCTGGGACCAGGCTGAACTGCCGGCCAACAAGGTGTTGAATGACCGCGACGCTACTATTGCCGGCGCCAGCGGCAAACCAGCCGCGAAGTAG
- a CDS encoding EamA family transporter: protein MKFSSSWQLFALGSAFFAGLTAIFGKFGVVGMNSNFATFIRTVVILFVIAGIVTLRDEWQKPALVGASNWLFLVLSAIATGLSWLCYYHALQIGPISKVAPIDKLSVAFAIVLGLLFAGEQLTWPVAIGGSLIVAGSVVIIAF from the coding sequence ATGAAATTCAGCTCCAGCTGGCAATTATTTGCGCTTGGCTCGGCATTTTTCGCAGGCCTGACAGCGATCTTCGGAAAGTTCGGCGTAGTCGGCATGAACTCCAACTTCGCCACCTTCATCCGCACCGTGGTGATCCTGTTCGTGATCGCCGGCATCGTCACCTTGCGCGACGAATGGCAGAAGCCGGCGCTGGTCGGCGCTTCCAACTGGCTGTTCCTGGTGCTGTCGGCGATCGCCACCGGCCTGTCCTGGCTGTGCTACTACCACGCGCTGCAAATCGGCCCGATTTCAAAAGTAGCGCCTATCGACAAACTGAGCGTCGCCTTCGCCATCGTGCTGGGCCTGCTGTTTGCCGGCGAACAGCTGACCTGGCCAGTGGCCATCGGCGGCTCGCTGATCGTGGCCGGCTCGGTTGTGATTATCGCGTTCTAA
- the pabB gene encoding aminodeoxychorismate synthase component I: protein MTNTPHSPTECFALLDDRTAAASDSPSSRLYTGHVRSLQCFAADQLPLLIAQMQQALREGLHAVSLFTYELGLGLQGIPQSAPALSPQPALAQILLFSQCRHLSDSEVDDWLQQRQAAESDTGGSAGIANLQPNVSAAEFAEAIARIHAYIEAGDTYQVNYTYRLRFDVYGSPLTLFRQLRSRQPVPYGGLIQLADGATVLSLSPELFVRHADGWLTARPMKGTAAASGDAGLDLQAAQALAADPKNLAENLMIVDLLRNDLGRIAVPGSVQVPRLFEVTQFNTVLQMTSTVQAQVRDNVGLSDVIQALYPCGSITGAPKHRTMQIIQELEPEPRGLYTGAIGWFDAEPAGRQFGDFCLSVPIRTLWLQPAAPQEPDGAAVRRGEMGVGAGIVHDSVAAEEYAECALKAKFLTGLPPDFSLFETMHATKADGCRHLDLHLRRLHQSAAYFGFPCDDVALRGALQAHCAALPATGAMRLRLSLSADGVCSLQSAELTALATPVSLLIAPAPTQSDDLFLRHKTTVRQRYDQAWQRAQQLGAFDMLFFNQRGELTEGGRSSVFLKLDGRWYTPPLGAGLLPGVMRSVVLSDPAWNAAERSLGMEELLAAEEIMVCNALRGTMSATLLHVA from the coding sequence ATGACCAACACGCCTCACTCACCGACCGAATGTTTCGCCTTGCTGGATGACCGCACTGCGGCCGCGTCGGACTCTCCCTCATCACGCCTGTACACCGGCCATGTGCGCAGCCTGCAATGTTTTGCCGCCGACCAGCTGCCGCTGCTGATCGCGCAGATGCAACAGGCCTTGCGCGAGGGTTTGCACGCGGTCAGCCTGTTCACTTATGAGCTCGGGCTTGGCTTGCAAGGGATTCCCCAGTCTGCGCCGGCGCTGTCACCGCAGCCTGCGCTGGCGCAGATTTTATTGTTTTCGCAATGCCGGCATTTGAGCGACAGCGAGGTGGACGACTGGCTGCAACAGCGCCAGGCCGCTGAAAGCGACACCGGCGGCAGCGCCGGCATCGCCAACCTGCAGCCGAATGTCAGCGCCGCGGAGTTTGCCGAGGCCATTGCCAGGATCCATGCCTACATCGAGGCGGGCGACACTTACCAGGTCAACTACACTTATCGCCTGCGTTTCGATGTCTACGGCAGTCCGCTCACGCTGTTCCGACAGCTAAGAAGCCGACAGCCGGTGCCTTACGGCGGCTTGATCCAGCTGGCTGACGGTGCGACTGTGCTGTCGCTGTCGCCGGAACTGTTTGTGCGGCATGCCGATGGCTGGCTGACGGCGCGGCCGATGAAGGGCACCGCCGCGGCCAGCGGCGATGCCGGACTGGATCTCCAGGCGGCGCAGGCACTCGCTGCCGATCCCAAGAACCTGGCGGAAAACCTGATGATCGTCGATTTGCTGCGCAACGACCTGGGACGCATCGCGGTGCCAGGCTCGGTGCAGGTACCGCGTCTGTTCGAAGTGACGCAGTTCAATACCGTGCTGCAGATGACATCCACGGTGCAGGCCCAGGTGCGCGACAATGTCGGCCTCAGTGACGTCATACAGGCGCTGTATCCCTGCGGTTCGATTACCGGCGCACCCAAGCACCGCACCATGCAGATCATCCAGGAACTGGAACCCGAGCCGCGCGGCCTGTATACCGGCGCCATAGGCTGGTTCGATGCCGAACCGGCCGGCCGCCAGTTCGGCGACTTCTGCCTGTCGGTGCCGATCCGCACGCTGTGGCTGCAACCGGCGGCGCCGCAAGAGCCGGATGGCGCCGCTGTACGGCGCGGCGAAATGGGCGTCGGTGCCGGCATCGTGCATGACAGCGTGGCGGCGGAAGAATATGCGGAATGCGCTTTGAAGGCGAAATTCCTGACCGGCTTGCCGCCTGATTTTTCCTTGTTTGAAACCATGCATGCGACCAAAGCCGACGGTTGCCGTCACCTGGATCTGCATTTGCGGCGCCTGCATCAATCAGCCGCCTATTTTGGCTTTCCCTGCGACGATGTGGCCTTGCGCGGCGCGCTGCAAGCGCATTGCGCCGCCTTGCCGGCTACCGGCGCCATGCGCTTGCGCCTGAGTCTGTCCGCCGATGGCGTTTGCAGCCTGCAGAGCGCGGAGCTGACGGCCTTGGCGACTCCGGTCAGCTTGCTGATCGCGCCGGCGCCGACGCAGTCAGACGATTTGTTTTTGCGTCATAAGACCACCGTGCGGCAGCGTTACGACCAGGCCTGGCAGCGGGCCCAGCAGCTGGGCGCTTTCGACATGCTGTTCTTTAACCAGCGCGGAGAATTGACCGAAGGCGGCCGCAGCAGCGTCTTCCTCAAGCTGGACGGCCGCTGGTATACGCCGCCGCTGGGCGCGGGATTGCTGCCGGGCGTGATGCGTAGCGTGGTGTTAAGCGATCCGGCGTGGAATGCCGCCGAGCGCAGCCTCGGCATGGAGGAATTGCTGGCGGCGGAAGAGATCATGGTGTGCAATGCCTTGCGCGGCACGATGTCGGCAACGCTGCTGCACGTCGCTTAG
- a CDS encoding MFS transporter, translating into MAISRVFLTPLIVACALFMENMDSTVIATSLPMMAQDMGESPIALKLAMTSYLVSLAVFIPISGWMADRFGARTVFRSAIGVFMLGSILCGVSGTLAQFVAARFLQGIGGAMMVPVGRLVILRTTSKAELVRALSYLTIPALLGPVIGPPLGGFITTYFHWRWIFFINVPISILGIYLATRYIENLRSDDTVPLDLPGFLLSAIGCSTLMFGLASAGRHLVAGDVSLICVAVGSLSLLAYVWHAFRTPHPLINLRLLKIPTLRMNVYGGSLFRIGVGALPFLLPLLFQLGFGLTPFQSGLLTCASAAGAIFVKTMTTKVLKRFGFRSVLVYNTLLGALSMAAFGVLKADTSHVFIILLLLLGGCVRSMQFTSLNAIAYAEIDQRQMSQATSLTSVAQQLAIGLGVTVGGFALQVSNQVQGHAAIVSADFWPAFLVIALIAMASLPFALKLQPDAGAEMSGRR; encoded by the coding sequence ATGGCTATATCCCGCGTCTTTCTCACGCCACTGATCGTGGCTTGCGCCCTGTTCATGGAAAACATGGACTCCACCGTGATCGCTACTTCGTTGCCGATGATGGCGCAAGACATGGGAGAGAGTCCGATCGCGCTCAAGCTGGCGATGACATCGTATCTGGTAAGCCTGGCGGTGTTCATCCCGATCAGCGGCTGGATGGCCGACCGCTTCGGCGCCCGCACCGTATTCCGCAGCGCCATCGGCGTTTTCATGCTGGGCTCTATCCTGTGCGGCGTGTCGGGTACGCTGGCGCAATTCGTCGCTGCCCGTTTCCTGCAAGGGATAGGCGGCGCCATGATGGTGCCGGTGGGCCGTCTGGTGATCCTGCGCACCACCTCCAAGGCGGAGCTGGTGCGCGCCCTCAGCTACCTGACCATCCCGGCCTTGCTGGGACCGGTGATCGGGCCGCCGCTGGGCGGCTTCATCACCACCTATTTCCACTGGCGCTGGATTTTCTTCATCAACGTCCCGATCAGCATTCTCGGCATCTACCTGGCGACGCGCTATATCGAAAACCTGCGCAGCGACGACACCGTGCCGCTAGACCTGCCCGGCTTCCTCCTATCCGCGATCGGCTGTTCGACCTTGATGTTCGGGTTGGCCAGCGCCGGCCGTCACCTGGTGGCCGGCGATGTTTCGCTGATCTGCGTGGCGGTCGGCAGCCTCAGTTTGCTGGCCTATGTATGGCATGCATTTCGCACGCCGCATCCGCTGATCAATCTGCGCTTGCTGAAAATCCCCACGTTGCGCATGAATGTCTACGGCGGCTCGCTGTTTCGCATCGGCGTCGGCGCCCTGCCGTTCCTGCTGCCGCTGCTGTTCCAGCTGGGCTTCGGCCTGACGCCGTTCCAGTCAGGCCTGCTGACCTGCGCTTCTGCAGCCGGTGCGATCTTCGTCAAGACCATGACCACCAAGGTGCTGAAACGGTTCGGCTTCAGGAGCGTGCTGGTGTATAACACTCTGCTCGGCGCCTTGTCGATGGCCGCCTTCGGCGTACTCAAGGCGGACACCTCGCATGTCTTCATTATTCTTTTATTGCTGCTGGGCGGCTGTGTACGTTCCATGCAGTTCACCAGCCTGAATGCAATCGCCTACGCCGAAATCGACCAGCGGCAGATGAGCCAGGCCACCAGCCTGACCAGCGTCGCCCAGCAACTGGCGATCGGCCTGGGCGTCACGGTCGGCGGCTTTGCGCTGCAGGTCTCGAACCAGGTTCAAGGCCATGCCGCCATCGTCAGCGCCGACTTCTGGCCAGCCTTTTTGGTGATCGCCCTGATCGCCATGGCTTCGCTGCCGTTTGCCTTGAAGCTGCAGCCGGATGCCGGCGCCGAAATGTCGGGCCGACGCTGA